In Brassica napus cultivar Da-Ae chromosome C2, Da-Ae, whole genome shotgun sequence, the sequence TGAGCCTTTGGATTATGCCATTCTAAATCCCTCTGGAGAAAATTATCTAGAATGGGCAATGAACACTTCAGTTGTCCTGAAATCAAGAGGACTCAGAAGGAGTATCATTCAGGGTAATTATGCAACTGAAAGTGAAAAGTATAGGgccataacaattatgcgccatcatctcactgaggatctAAGAAATCAGTACTTAAatattgagaatcctcgtgacctttggacaaAATTAAAATCCAGATACACaatggtgttattaccaaaggtcagACATGAATGGATAAGTCTCAGATTCCAGGACTTTGAGTATGCGGATGAATATCATTTTGCTTTGTCAAAAATCGTTTACAAACTGAGACTATGTGGTGAAGTGGTAACAGAGGAGGATTTACTGGAAAAGACCTTCCTCACAGCCGATCCAAGAGATCTATTGTTACAACATATCTATAGAGAAaaaggtttcaccacctataATGATCTGCTCTCATGCCTAACTGAGCAGAGTAATCAGTTGCTAAAAATAAATAGTGAGATGAGATATCCTGAAGCAAATAAGACTGATATGGATCAAGATGAAtccaaggcagccgtgtccaaTGTAACAGATGGTGTGGCCGGCTTATCTATTAACTAAGAAAGATCTCGACATTTGTTTAAagtctttgatttgttttttgcTTTAAACCTAATTGTcattcacgattttatatataataatagaatTGATTTGAGTTCATTACTATTATATCTTGTCTGATCTTACTTGATAATGTAAATGATTGATAAATAAATCGCCTAAAAGGCATTATGGTACGGTATAGTAGCCTAGTAAGAAATCTATGGCTAAGACATTGTCTAAAGGacattatatacacccaagaATATATGACCCATTGAGTTAATATGGTTTTCAAATAGAAATAATGgacaaaaggaaacaagttccttcagatttaagaaagaaagaaaacgccTAAGACTCTTTaagaaagtggtcaagactatacctatgtaatctactgatcaaaacaatgctacagatcagtatgataagaggcaagagccgTGGTGATCATATTGATATATCCCAcgaaaattatacactttatggcaagaccggattagccatcctagtctaaacatgatgcaaagattgatatTGAGAAgccacaaagagttatcccataagatctcacgttgtaaaacatgtacacaaaagggaaactcattaggttTTATTGTCCTAAGTATCACGAAAttatagtatgttcatgagggggagagaggataaacccgtgatacatgatcaatactacaaattCGTGAACAAATTCATGAACCATAGTCTATGACCATGATATAAACGGCTTGGCCGTGCAGTCCATTACCTATAAGGATCGGACATCCATCCTAAAGCTTAGGGACATCATGGATTTAGatgtatataaagtaaaaatatatcaggccatataagtgagcatagatattcccatctcagattgaatacgggtcataaaccagacatacaccatcttaagagactttgaataaaccaccacagacatatgtgccgtctaagatggaacctcagaagaggattgggaatatatgttggataagaGTATGACTTTCTCCCACGACTTCtaagagaccttgagccaaatatgggtgattaGAAagtggccaggtacacggattgtATGATCaatgaatccgactatccaacattaaaaagagaaagctataagctggtaaagagtaaagaatgataagaaacagaatggtatcaaccatcattgtcttggcaaagatcctcggattaGAATTATTGACgtctaaagaaagaaaagattatacatagctagctaatcgagatgccagacactgacccgaaaaatgactaagtcataaccagcttagcaccaagcGAAATCTGATGTCCTagaaagagacacagtcaagttgctacagagtctatacaagatagaccaaagtgttccataagataagaaacctcagaaagaaaaagagaaaggtgcatagaatacaaatCCGAGGTCCTAAGGAAACCAGACCAGACATTGAAAAAAGGTTGCGcagctaaacatctaaggtaccaaaccatgtagtttgggatGCCAAGCTAGTAGGTAACAAAGGTcatggataatgaaatctcaaatcgattagatcatgtctggaacacaatggaactatatataagtgtcgacacataaagatatatttgtacataagagagtagcacttgaacataaagatataaacgaggatcagaacccacgaaagagtactaataaagaataaagattagattgaaaagataaacgtggggtttaaagtatctataaagaagagataggcgtattggccatacatacatatacagaaacgccatctgatataaaccagtgaaatagatgggtcttgtgagggaaaagaaaccgtgagatatggtacatgatcacgaggtctaaAGGTGTTCATGTTTCCTATTAACAGCATTCGATCATAGCTTATTACATAAGGATACTCACAGAGACCATgaaacagattataaggagataaactcctatgtggtggatgttGCTACACAATTTCGAAATTGacaaaggtctggtcataagaaagaaattagattgacatataaagatgtagtaagcagcatatggatcactggataaaggacaacattgttcctaagctgttcatggactgaaacaaagcaATTGCATATAGTATATAATACTAGTAAAGGAGTTCTATAAGAACAATCAAATTCAGTCCATATGTAAACTAATAAAGAAATTTGAATTCCTTGTGTTTATGCTAAACCAACCTAAAGAGAGGTTAAAAAGGTTTATACAGATCTGTAACACTAGCATGGACCGACTAGATTGTAGTACGGGCTAGTAGAAACGAAAGATCAGccatcaggttgcaatccgacatcagatcccttaAGTAAGGATCCAACATAGCAGAACAGTTTGCTGCTGCTGTCTAAGGCATCTACTTCCACAAGACTCTGTCATGAGGCTGAGAGGAGATGTTTAATCTATTCTTCTCAATCGGATACAAATGTGTTATAGTCCATAAGCTCGTGTAGTCGAGGTCCatgacctaatatatatttattgtatgATATGATCCACAGCAACAGAGGTCATGAGACGACATCAATATAAGGATAGGACTGCAATGAAAAACGAATATGGTATTGCCTAAGGCAATAGAGATCGATGACCACATGTGAGATTCATGAGTGTATTTGGCCACAGTGCCATAGTTAGATAAGATTGTAAAATTCATTACAACAATGATCATTGATCAAGTCATgatcttggacactcatgagacaagttaTGAACATGTATAAAAGAAGTCTATGACTCAACATGGATCGATCAGATTAGTGCATAGTCTATGGTAGTATAGAGAAAACTCATACAGTCCATTACCTATCAATCAGCATTTTAACATCGTCATAGGCGGCTAATAGACAAAGAGAGTATCCGTGAGGATGTTTTTGGTCGAGGACCATAGTCCTACATGTCTGACCAAAGTATAGAGTGGTCGACAGCAAAGGTTCACTTCTTGACCATGTACACATGATGTTAGAAGACATGAGAAAAGACCGGAAAGATCAAAGTGATCCAATTTCGGTTCAGTAATAAACTTGGCCGATTTGATTACTCATTTCCTGCACGTCCATGAAAGATCACACATCAGATGCGTAGACTAAAGAAcctacactgaggttcacatcagagGGAgcagtacgtgttgtactctttttccttcatcatggttttgtcccattgagTTTTCCTGAtaaagttttaatgaggcaacattaagtaTATTACAATCCctgaatggttatggcatccaagggggagtgttataaatcaattgatggatgtccataaccggctcggtccataaccggtccatacacttagagagagagacggcccaaccctagagagagagagaggcggccgtgaccttaggagagagagagagaggcggcttatgctttggagaaaaggaaactctatttcattttctttgtaattgttatatttctattattatgtattagtagttttcatAATCCTAattggtttaggttttgaatACTTTCATTTTTCTATGACTTGTAATCTTTATATAAAGGAACTATGTTATGATTAATAAAACACAGAAACATTCAGTCTCTAAACCCTTAGTTTTATAACAAATTGTTATATCTGTGGATAAGTGACAGTACATTATTAGCAAACCTAATcctgatttttttattacactCTTCTTATCCACGCGTAATTTACCGTTTTTACTCGTTTTCTTACTTTTACTCGAAACTTTAACTATATAGACATCAAGTTACagtatagtttaaatttaaaacaaaataaaaaacgatATTTTCGTACGTTTTCAATATTTCTAGGTCCTAGGAGACCATGGAAGCCGTGTCTGAGAATATAGCCAGTTAATGTTGCCACtcatttctttctcttttttaattagtataGGGACTATGAACATATTTCACTCCTCTTATGACAAGGCCGACCCACATCATTGGACGGTAAGGAATCACTGCTTTAATAAAAAGGAAcgattggaaaaaaaaatatggagaGATGCCTTTTGACATGAAAATGTTTAATGGTATGATACATTTTAACAATCGCATGATTTATATTTTGACCTTGCAAAAAAAACATGAGATGAGTTTAGGACATTGACAATTTAATAAGCATCAACACATATACTGAACAGTGAAAGATGAAGAGGTCAATAATCGCTCGAGAAAAAAGTGGATGTTGGCTCTTTCTCGGCTATAAATTTACCTTTCGTTTCTTTCCATCTATCAACTCAAAACTGAGACTTCAATTCTCTGCCTGTTTAGGTCACGTAAAAGATGGAGAACTCTAGCCTGAAGGATCTTTCACGAATACTCCCTCGCGTCCTTGTCGTCTCTAGACGCACCCTTCGCAAGAACAAATTTGTTGATTTCGTTGGTAATAATTTCTTGAAATGTTCTtttgttaaaacaaaacatttttgatGGGTTTATGTTggatttgtatttgtttttggtAGGTGAATACCATCTTGATCTTATAGTCGAGTATGGTGCTGTCCCGGTGATTGTACCACGAGTAGCTGGCGTTGACAAGTTACTAGAAAGCTTCAAACCCATCCATGGAATTCTCCTCTGTGAGGGAGAAGACATCGACCCTTCTTTTTACGAGTCAGAAATATCGTCTCTTTCACCTGAAGAACTCGAAGAGATCCGGAAAACACATGCGAGTGATGCAGCTATAGACAAGGAAAAAGACTCTATTGAGTTTGCTCTTGCAAAGCTATGCCTTGAACAGAACATTCCTTACTTGGGAATTTGCAGGGGATCACAAGTAAGTTATCCTCCAGTTTTTCTACGAAAAAAAGTTATCCTCCAGTTAAATGTTAGTTAACAAtttaacataatattataatcTACCGTAACCCAGTGGCTGACgtagaattttatatttttattgtagatAGTAtagtaagaaataaaaaaattcagaagATGAAAAAGCTACttagaaaatataaactaaactaactagacaaaaatatatattcaaaaacatATCTGTTTTTGAAGccttaaataatttagtaataaaggttataataaaaataaataaaacaatttggAGAGCCTATGTTCTTATATACTTACTTGAAAACTTTTTCAGATCCCAAGCCAATATTTCACTTAGCTATGTATGCCCAAAAACCGGCTCTGACTAAAAACCTTAAGTTATTGGACCAAATTTACGTACCAGGTTGGTTAACTGAATATTAACGGATCCGACGATGAAACTTGTAGGTTTTAAATGTTGCTTGTGGTGGGAGTCTATATCAGGATTTGGAGAAAGAGGTCACAACTAAGCTCCCCGAGGAACATAGAAGAAAGCACATTGAGTATGATGACTATGATGGTTATAGACATGAGGTGAAGATAGTAGAGAACAGTCCTTTGCATAAATGGTTCAAAGATTCCTTGGATGAAGAAAATATGGAGATCTTGGTCAACAGTTATCATCACCAGGGGGTTAAGAGATTGGCTCAGAGATTCGTGCCAATGGCCTTTGCTCCCGATGGATTGATCGAAGGGTTTTATGATCCTGATATGTACAATCCCAAAGAGGGCAAGTTTCTCATGGGTTTACAGTTCCATCCAGAGAGGATGAGAAAGAATGGTCTCGAAGAATTCGATTTCCCCGGTTGTCCTGGTGCTTATCAGGTTTGTGGATTTTGAACTCAACATTTTCTTGATTGGAGTTCATATTCTCAAATATGtggttgctttttttttctttcaaatatgTGGTTGTTTATTGACAGGAATTTGCGAAGGCAGTTATTGCATATCAAAAGAAAGTGAATAGCTCATTGTCTGTTCCTAAAAAATTGGAACTCAATCCAGAAATGGAAAACAAAAGGAAGATACTTGTCAGGAGCTTCTCGCTTGCAAGGTCTATGTACACCAGATCTTATTCGATGAAGAACCAATCTACTGAATCAGAACTCGACGTTGGAGCTGAGTTTCTTGAGGTACATAATAACCAAACCATTTTTTATAGTTCAACATGATCTTAatccttgtatttttttttgtcatcaatccTTGTTATACCCGCCAACCAAAAAGGTTAAGAGCACATTTTGGCCTTTCGCATCTTCAAGTGTTGATAATTTTGTTTctcaaaagaaaaagttttctTGTTAGGTAAAGAAtacttaatataattattttataaagtatttttaaatatataactctaAATAATTCAATTTACTCGATTCGAATGCAGTTTGGCCAGTTCcatttttcttctatataaaaatgtagTGTTTTGCAAATAACTTGGATGGACTTCGTTTCGATgaatttcaattaatttttatttatttattgtctATATGATAATAATGATATATGGTATTGGACTTCCAAAGTCGACGGAAATGCGACTCGATGACTATAGCTTGACCCatgttgtttctttttgtttgatgTGGATGTAGTCAAATACGGCTTTAAGTATGGATCAAGAGATGAAGCTGAGAGAGATGGGAGCGACCATGAGGAACGGAGGATCATTCACGCAAAAGCTAAGGCTTGATGAGGATAAGCAGAGGAAGGCAATGAACataatgaagaagatgaacgtGGAGCGACTCTCTGAGCTCATTGCTTTCTATACCTTGATGGGGAAGATCTCTAGTGAGGTATTGGAGAGAAAGCTTAATGGCTCACTCGATGACCACAGTCTCACTTCTCAATGACGTCAGTAACGCTGAATGTtaaaatttggttattttattattggtgtTTAAGCTTACTTTCTGCATTGAAAAAGTATTGTATGATTTACGTCAATATAAGCATACGGCTTTCATGAAAGTTGGTTAATGCATGAGTGATTATGAATGTACTTTGACTAAATAAATTGTAATAGTTGATATTTTAAACGAGTAAgatattactccctccgtttcaattTAGTTGTcgttgtaaaataaaatttttgtttcaaaataagtgtcattttataatttcagcttaaaattttttaactttacatgatgttctatttttctattggttgaaatgtgGTTATGTGTAtatgtaatgatgtttttattcagaaaatatactagattatatattttcttaatttctgTGCACAAACCTTGAACGATAACTAAAATGCAACGGAATgagtaatttttaacataaatgcCGTTAGTAGCCATGTGGTGTTGTATACACTCAGGCTATGGCCTAAACTCGTTCTTTACTGAGTTCGAGTTTCTTAAAACAAACGTGTGCATTGGGAGGCTGGATCTAGGTTCGGCAGAATTGAATACCTGGTGTGGACTCATCCCTGTATGTAATTAATCCAGCGGCTAGTTTTGTACCCGAATCACTCACAGttcacaattttttaaaaacataaacagtaatttttttttctttaataaataTGCAAGGAGAAATGTAAAAACTCGTTTTGAAACAATTAACTAAGTGTAATATCATTAGATACAGAAGAAACATCCACAGAAGAAACTCGTTttgaaacaattaaaattaagGTCAATTTTCATAACAACCAGAAGTTTAAGTCTTTAAAAGAAACATCCACAAGTTTTTTTCATTACTTCCCACAAGTTACGACAAAGATATATACGTAACCGTGGGGACCAAGTGAAGATAAAGTGAAATGGATTGGAAACGCATGATTcataaatgactaaaatatcaCGTCCGTTCCCATCCGTAACACGTCGGAGACACCACTAACGTCCAAACAAGGTTcatgttaaaataatattccaCACAAAAAAACTTTAGAGTCCTATTACGTTCGaagaaaaatagatattttctgTCCGAGGACGAACCCTATCAATTAGAAAAACTTTGTCACCGCATATTGTCTACATTAACTAGTTTTTCTAGTTGcgtaaaaaacaaaaagaactaGTCTCACTTTTAGTCATTTATAAATGTCTGAACCACCAGGATCAGACAACTATGCCCAATGATTCTCACGCCGCAACAACAATCGATTTCGTTATCTTTTTATAGTTAATATCATAGTTGGATTTTTAACCATGATATAAATCTAGTTTTAGAATCTTTTACATATGTTTCGAGTCTTTATGAGTCATTATAGGTTCAAATACGTTTTagacaaaactaaaatttttgaaGCACTTTGGAACTTGATGAAGATGGCGGCTGAAAACATCAAGTCGGGAACCATATTTTGGTCTGGTGTCGATTGACACCCACCAATAGTCTCGGTTGACACCCATCGTGAATAAACACTTCCCGGCgaattttaattataagtttCAGGAAACTGAATAATGGTTCAAAGGTTCCACTATTTGCAATCAACTTTTTTTCatgtttaaaattgtttaagtttttgagAGGTGGTGTATCATTATTAAAACTTGGAACGAGATTCTTACTTAAGGCTTTCCGAGAGACAATCATAACTCAGCAGATAAGATTATGAACTCGTTTTTTCATTGATCATGTTTGAGTGATATTCtaattagatttagtttttttcaaaGATTAAAGATGAGTTGTTAGATTGATAGATTGTTAGGGTAATAATATAATTCTTCATCTCGATTATTCTTATTGCTAGTTTTAGAATAATTACCTAGAATTTAGATCTTATGATAAGTGATAAACATGAAAGTGTTAttgattttctaaattaatCCTACATTAGCAAAATACATATCAACAAACAAATCTGGTTTAGCAATTTTGTGAACTTATCAACTTATGCTTAATGTTTGTCTGAATTGttaaatttgcaaaaaaaaaatagaattttaggATCTAGACTTAAGATAGTTTCTTCAGCGAAAGTTTATTGATTTGATTGTTGTGCTTTGAGTTTAAgaaaattctaaattaaatcCTTAACAATTTGTTTGATATGCAATTCTGATTTACCTGGAAACTTCTTTAAGTCTAACTCTTTCTCCAATTGACTTGCAACCATTTTATCTCTGTTTTTTACTTGGATTACCTTCATAGTTATTTATCTTAATTCAAAAACTGATATCTATTGAGTGATTTTGAGTCTATGTGGATTCGATCTTTAAATAGAACGACTGCATCTCTAAATTTGCAGAGTAGGTCATATCTATAAATTTGCAGAGTAAGTCATGTAGACTGTATTTGAGCATATGAGGTAATgcaaaaaagggaaaaaaaacatgatagaaccgagaagatgaagaagatgaaaagaaatgacgAGGAGTCCCGACGCCTACGAGAAAACACGTTTCGCGCACCGGAAGACATGTGTCTAAACCTTTTCCTGATTCTCATGCGTGAGAGCAGCTTTGCtttcttcttatttattttattaacaatCTTTTGTGTTATGTAACAATATTTTcaagcataaaaaaaaatcatgaccTCTCTCTATCTTAACTCTCTCAAATctttcagagagagagagagagtattttTACGATCGTCTCTCCGAAGGTCCTCTCCGGCACTTGGCTTGCTCGGCGTTAAGGGCAACAGTTCTGGCACGCCGTGGCTCCTTATGCATGGTGTGGTCAACTTTTGCTCCAGGGGTGCTCTTGTCTTCTCGATGTTGCCATCCGCCTCTTGGCTTCATTGACGCTGATTACGGTTACTTTCCCGATGGCGTTGACGGTCTCTACTCTTGGTTCCTCTAATCTCCGCTTCAAGCTTTTTTTGATTCATCTGAGCTTCGTTTCCGAAGCTTGCAAATGGATCTCCTTATAAAGTGAAGATTCTTCTGCGGTGGTTTTGGTTCGATTGGGCTTTCTCCTCTAGGATTTTCTCTTGGATTCTGCGGATTTAGCTCTCTGATATGAAGTTCAGGCGACTAAAACCGGTTTTGTTTGCTTCGATTAAGGACTAAAGTCATCTCGATGGCTCTTCTTCCTTGATATCATGTTCCAATGTGTTCCGGTGGATGGTCCGGAAGTTGTTCGGTGAACATGGTGGCTGATCGGAGTGATGTGTGTCTCCTCATTTGCTGACCCTCTCACGCGTGTCTCTTATACACGGTAATCGTAACACGTGGCCAGTTGATTCCAATTTCCTTGGGCTTCTTTTTCTTTGGGCTCTTGGGCCTCCTATGGCTTTTCTTTTTCGCCTTCGGGTCTGTTGTCTTTAGTTTGTTGTCTTGAGCTTCTGCCCTTTGTAAAGatagtttttatattaatacagatgacaaaaaaaataatattttcaagcATACTCCAAAAACTGCTGGGTGAGAagatttgtttatatattttcatattgacttttatattagTTATGTAAAATGCAATCAGCCGACTTTTTTGCCAATAATAACTTAATACTCTGAAGTAGTCACCGGTTAAGAAATTCAAAATGGTGTTACTTGACCAATATAGTACACATCAGAAAGAGATATCTAACGATATTTCATGTAAGTTTGTCCGTCACtgtgttttttatttttggaatatgTTGAATTGTAAAGTGGAGGAAGAATTTCTTAGATCGTTAAATTTCCTCCAAGTGAGACGCAAAAGTTGGTCATTCCGTCAATGTAGACATCATTTTCACTCTTAAAAAgcactagattttgatctgcgCGTCAACGtgagtgtatttttttttttttttaatgatgctatttgtttttttatgtcactattagGGTTGGGCAAAACCTCGAATTCGAAGAATCTaaccgatcccaatccgaataagtagtaccaaatccgaaccaaaattgattaaatatccaaattattcaaatccgatccgaaccgcagtattttgggtatcccaatatagatttatatacatatatatatatatatatatattaattatttttagatttaatatatatatatatatatatatataaacatccagaatatatatgatacttttaagttcgtttaaatacttgaaagtatatacaaataatcaaacgtaaatatctaaaatagttaaaatatactcaaaactccaaaaatacttaaaaaattattagttttctatccaaatatttaaaccaaaccaatttaaattggttatccaaatccgaactgaatcctcaaagatctgacccgaacacgaaatcccaaacagACCTGAAAACGAACCTAAACGCCCACCcttaatcactattatatatcctatatgtgatgttacaaaaatatgtgttatcatataattaatcgtattttatatgtaccatcaaataagttttcttataactaataatattttatacgtacaatcatataaataatcaatcacatatattgtatttttaaatttcagtgtgaaatataaaaaccataatttaagttagTGTTTGAAAACcatggaaaatatgttagtaaaaaatcaaattttgaatatatgtatatttttgaatgaattttttaatacaaatcaattttaaattattattttgatttgaatatgtgtatcaagtaacataaatccgttactttttaaaataatgtaatggacttccaatatttttaaaagcataagtccattacttttttttcctaacttactactatccatgtttcgaaacaacactattttttttttaacagctatctatgttgccaaaaaaaaatttaaagtacttctactttaataagataaatgtaatggacttccaatttttttaatagcataagtCCATTACTTCTTTTTTCCTAATTtactactatccatgtttcGAAACaacactatatttttttaatagctaTCTATGTTGCAAAAAAAGGTTAAAGTAGTTCTagtttaataagatagatgttGTAAATACTTCATAACCCAAATGAAAACTTCACATTAATACCGAAATGAAGGTTAGGACAGATAATAAGATAGATGCATGTAAATACAATAagctattaaattaaatattttgtaacgaaaaatagatttttttacatatacagACACATTTTGAGTTTCTATTTACACCCAAAGACACTTTCTACATGTGACACACATATAACATGTGGTTTGTCTCTTATACCCTTAGACTAtgttaactatacattttcttattttaaactaaaaaaaatatgtaaattatttatcttttttttctagATTCATCTTTCTCTCTCATATCTAAATCTAAACAACTTTTCCAAATACATAAACTTTAATTTTTCTGATTTCATCAATCACACTTTATTCTTTCACTACTTAAAGctgtgttttttcttcttcttcaaataaTCCATTGAGAAACTCTAAGAATCAACTGGAaagttatcttcttcttcttcttccatcaatctattgaaaaaatattttaactctGTTCTGGTTTGCTTCGATTTCAAGACAAGGGACATTAATTTCTTCACAATTCATACCATATTTATCTTGATTATGACTTGTTTATCCAAGTTTAGATTCCAGAagattcttttttgttttattgatttttaatgTCGTTGTGGATTTCAAAACCCAGATCtgtaaaatttcaattttaattttgatggaTGGAGTGTGGAGACTCGGGAAGAGTACACGGGTGGTGTGTGGATGGGGTTTGTGTAGATGGGTGGTGTGTGGTTAGTTGGCGCGTGGATGGGTTGTGTGTGGACGATTGATGTGGGGTTTAGTGATATGTGGATGGGGCGTCGTGGTATTGCTCCGTGTAGACAGGATCTTCGAGAATTAGTGAGGTGACTTCTAGTGATA encodes:
- the LOC106381037 gene encoding putative glutamine amidotransferase GAT1_2.1, giving the protein MENSSLKDLSRILPRVLVVSRRTLRKNKFVDFVGEYHLDLIVEYGAVPVIVPRVAGVDKLLESFKPIHGILLCEGEDIDPSFYESEISSLSPEELEEIRKTHASDAAIDKEKDSIEFALAKLCLEQNIPYLGICRGSQVLNVACGGSLYQDLEKEVTTKLPEEHRRKHIEYDDYDGYRHEVKIVENSPLHKWFKDSLDEENMEILVNSYHHQGVKRLAQRFVPMAFAPDGLIEGFYDPDMYNPKEGKFLMGLQFHPERMRKNGLEEFDFPGCPGAYQEFAKAVIAYQKKVNSSLSVPKKLELNPEMENKRKILVRSFSLARSMYTRSYSMKNQSTESELDVGAEFLESNTALSMDQEMKLREMGATMRNGGSFTQKLRLDEDKQRKAMNIMKKMNVERLSELIAFYTLMGKISSEVLERKLNGSLDDHSLTSQ